Genomic segment of Citrus sinensis cultivar Valencia sweet orange chromosome 7, DVS_A1.0, whole genome shotgun sequence:
AAAAGTAACAAACCCCAAACTCATCGGTTTTATGAACATGTGACCTACGATGAAACACTTACTAAAATTAGACCTAGAAATATCCGCCtggtctttttttattttttaactttctgAACACACTGCACTCCGCACGTTAATTGCATTTTCAGTTAGTTAATGCGCGTAAAATAAGAAGCGGCTGGCACGTtgctttctctctttttctatttcagATGACCGTCAAAAattggttcaattttttttttttgatacatTGGAGCctagtaaaaaaattaggcTAAAACAAAACGGGGAATAGAGTTCCCATAGATATCATTACATAAccaataattaagattttcaGAGGGATTTTCAAAGACACGAAGTCCAATGGGTAAGGAGCCAGTAAGTTTCGCCATGGAATTTACAGCAAAATTGGCTTCTTGATATATATACTTTACGGTAATGAGTCATTGTCTATTCATCAGCTCCTTAATGACAAGAGAAAAATGTGCATTAGGCATCAAGCTAGTAGAGGAAATAAGTTGGGATACACATTGGCTATCTATCTCTGCAATTAAATAACGAATGCCATGGTCCCAAGTAATATTAAGCCCTTGAAAGAGACCTTAAAGTTCTGCAGTAGTCAGCGATCCAAATCCAATGTTCACGCCAAAGCCAAACTACCACTTTCCAGAGCAATCCCTCACCAAGCCCCCAGCGCTGGCTAGACCATTATTTAACCTTGATCCATCAgcatttaatttgaaaaaaagattCAGGGGGAGCTTGCCATCCAACATCTTTGATGATCTTATTACTTTGACTGAAACTAAGAGTTGATTGTGCATTTTGAATGTCCTGAGCCCAAGATTTAATTTCAGCAACAACATGAGTGCAGCAAGGGGATTTTTGTGAGAAAAGAAACTGATTTCGCCAAAACCAAATTTTCCAGACAGCCACTCCAAATAAACATGCCCATTCATCCCCTACTTCATTAATACTAGTCTTTCCCAAGTTGAAACAGAGCCAATCAGGAAGGTTAAAGGAGAAGAATTTGATTGGGGATAAAAGTACTAATCATGTTCTAGTTCCACTGCCcctcaacattcacaaaaTCAGCCACtcgtttatttattaactcaGCTGGGATTGGCTTTGTAATATAATctacaataattatttcttctGAAACCTAACGTTGATGccaaaagttaattttatttcgaTCTCCAATCATCCATCTCATGCCTTATAACACATAATCCCAGATTCTGCTTATGCTTTTCCAAAGATAAGAACTGCACTTGTTGTAAATAGCTATAGGTATGGAGTCTGAGATAAGCCCATATTTAGATCTCAGAACCTTAACCCATAAACTGTAAGGAGAAACCAACATATTCCGTCCAATTTTCATAAGCAGGGCATTATTCGTATTAGAAAGATTCTTCAAGCCAAGACCACCTCCAGATTTCGGTGTACAAACCATTTCCCAATTAAACAGATTGATGTTACGGTCTTCATTATTTCCTCCCCAAATGAATCTCCGAGAAATCCGATTAGTTTTATCTAACACTCCCTGAGGAATCCTTGTCGTTTGCATAGCAAAAATAGGAACCGCTTGAATAACTGATTGAGCAAGAGTAATTCCTCCAGCTAAAGAGAGATGCATTGAGTTCCACCATGACAATTTTTTATCAACATTGTCCACAATCTCTTGATAAGTAGCTTTGGTAACTCTATTATGAAGCAGCGGCATTCCAAGATATTTGCCAAGATTGTCTGTAGCAGAGAAACTTAAAGACTCGCTTATTTTCCTTGCCATGGCCTTTTCAACATTCTTGGAGAAAAAAACACAAGTCTTCTGTTTACTAACCATCTCCCCTGAGCAGCTACAGAAATTGTCAAGCACATTATTTATAACTTGGGCTTGATTACAAGAAGCCTTAGCAAGAAGGAGCAAATCGTCTGCAAAAAAGAGATGTGTTAGAGGGACACCATTATGCGAAAGACGTATAGGACACCATCTTCCGTCAGACACTACCTGATTAATTTTGTGACTAAGACGTTCAatacaaagaacaaaaatgtaGGGAGAAAGAGGGTCTCCCTGTCTAATGCCTCTAGAAGGAGTGAATTCTTCGGTGAGCTCCCTTTCCCATAAGATTTGCATTTTAACTGTGGTGATGTATTCCATTGTAATTCGAATAAACTCCTGAGGCAACCCAACATCTTTAAGAGTATCATGAATAAAATCCCATCGAAGCTTGTCATAAGCCTTCTCAAGATCTACTTTGATAGTCATCTACCCAACtttaccttttttatttttcattgtgTGGATGATTTTTTGCGCCATGACAATATTTTCTGTGATATGCCTTCCGGGGACGAAACTAGTTTGAGTTGGACTAATCAAGTCAGGTAAAATCTCATTTAGCCTGTTTGCCAAAATTTTTGAGACTGTTTTGTACAGAACTGAACAAAGGCTGATAGGACGGAACAATTTCATGTTGGTGGGGTTGTTGGCTTTTGGGATAAGGACAATAAGAGTCCTGTTCAGTTCTAGGGGAAGGGGATTgcctttaaaaatattactcaCAATATCGCAAACTGAAGCACCAACCACTTTCCATTGTGTCTGATAGAAGAGAGCATGGAGTCCATCAATTCCTGGAGCCTTTAATGGTTTCATTCCGAAAATAGTAGCTTTTATTTCCTCTCTCTGAACAGCTCTGCAGATATCAGCTATTCTATCTTCGTCAATCTTTGGAAAGGCATTTGCAATGGAGTAAAATCAGACCTCTTCATTTTCACAGTTGAAAAGTctagagaaaaaaatcaatggcGTGAGTTTAAATTTCTTCCTTGTCATAAATCCACTTGCCCTCACTATTTTGAATAGCATCCactcaattccttcttcttctagCAATTGTTTTACTATGGAAATAGGCCGTGTTTCTATCCCTGCAAGCAATCCATTCACGCCTTGACTTTTGGTACCATAATAATTCCTCTtgggataaaatatttttaagttccGTCTCCAATTTGGATTCTAGTTTAAAAAGCCCTTTTGAATCAAAGCACTCCAGGGCTCTCAGAATGCCATTCACTCTTGCAAGaattctcctttttcttttaaaaatattcccAAAATTATCCTATTCCACTTACTGACTTTATCCACAAAATCATGAGTAGCTTGAAAATACCCCTTAGAATCTCTCCATTCTTTAGCAAcgagagaaataaaataatggtCCATTAGCCATGCTGCTAAAAAACGAAATGGTTTTACACCATTCCTCTTATTCAAATTTGACTTGAATCTGACAAGAATTGGACGGTGATCAGAGTGAATTTTTGGGAGATGTAAGACCGAAGCTTCTGTGAACAAACTATTCCAATGATCATTACAAATGACCCGATCAAGTCTTTTAAACAATGTTCCTCTAAACCAAGTGAAGCAAGgccctttaaaatgcaaatctATAAGGCGATTGTCATGAAACCAGTTATTGAAAGATCTACAAATACCACTGCTTTTTGGTGAGCCACCTTTTTTCTCTGAAGCATGAAGAATTGAGTTGAAATCGTCACCCAACATCCAAGGTCCCTTTATCGATTTAGCTATTGACTCTAGCTCGTTCCAAAATTTCCTTCGAAGGCTGGGATTGCGGCTGGCATATATTGCAGTGACCCACGACCAATTACCAGAAAAGTTTGTAACTTTAAAATGAATGTATTGTTTGTGGTTAACGACAAACTCCATTGTGAAATCTCTATTCCATAATATCCAAATACCCCCAGCAAAGCCCTCAGCCTCCACTCTATGTGAGAATTCAAAGCCATTtcctttaataaaataatcagcTTTAGCCCCACTGACTTTAGGCTCCAAAATAGCAACAATATCAGGTTTGTAAATCTTGCTCATGgttcaaatttgataaatgaaGCAACCGCAAAATGTCTTCCTAATTCCACGggtgggtaatttttaaaaacctcccttGAGGTTTGAGCTtattgcaagtagatggcgagaatctgtttatttgtaaaaaactccctaccgtcagttaattttaatattgaccgttagttgactgtgcaaagacaatattacccttaacaatagtttgtagactgacataactaaaaaaaaaaactaaaattgttggcgcgaaaagcacaaaccctattttttgacaattttatccttgtcaattccaaaaatttataatatcataggtaaagattataactatttcatttttaagtttttaattttatctttcttgtaggaactttaaggaaatatcaataatttaaagatgatttttcaagtttttaattttatcttttttgtaggaactttaagaaaatatcaataatttaaatagggtaaaatagccaacaattttggttttttttttagttttttccgtttacaaactattgttaagggtaatattatctttgcacagtcaactaacggtcaatgttaaaattaactgacgaTAGggatttttttacaaataaaccaattctcgccatctacttgcaacaagcccaaacctcaggggaggtttttaaaaattacccttccaTGGGTAGACGGGAATGAGTAAGAGACTAATCGTCTCAAGTCATAACCATCACCAAGGAGGACAGGTCTATTCCAGTTCGTGCATCAACCGTTTTATGTGAgaatatgaattattattaccCATTAACTCAGGgcctttttttgtttgaggCAGATTTGAGATTGGTAAGGTTTAGGGCTAGAACTAAGAGTTCTATATTTACTTCTCAAGTCGTTTGGGTGAGCTAATGGCCGCTTGTAAGCGTGTGGGGCAAATTGGAACAAAGTCAAGTATCATTATGACCAGACTCAGAGGATTTGGTCCCTAGGATAGAGCCTCACCCTCGGCGTCAGCTGTTCTGTCAGCTTCACTGCATCGCAAATTTGATTGTAGGCAGGTGTCTCAGCTCGCCCCATCCAACAAAAACCGGTTGTTTCTTGTTGACACATTGGCGCTGGTATTTGAATCGCTGCCTTTTAATTTGCTGGTCATTAGAAATGTATAAATGATATCAGAGGCCATATTGTTTGAACTTTGTAGGTTAGAAAATTGGAGGCAGAAGGTGTGCCCTCAAAGCAAGCAGAGAGTGAGCTGCTTTGTTTGTTCCTTCCGTGGCTTTAATTCATGTCTTAAATGTTGACTTCTATTGATTTCGTCAACTCTCTAAATGGCCAGCTCTCTGCTTTTGTTGTTTAGAGTGAAGTGATTCACGAATCCAATTTGTCAAAGTTCAAAGTTCTTAGGTATTTGCTGTCTTGTCTATTCAGTTTATATCACGTGTACAGTTCGGATTTGGTTTTCTTAAttcaatcttcttcttctttttccgccccaccaaaaaataaaagagtttaaACGATTCTTCAAGACAGTCTCACTTAGCAACTCAAAATGAAACTGCTGGTGGAATATTTGGCATGATTTTGTTTGCTGCCCATATGAACACTACCTGAAAactactttaaaatatttcagcCTTACTCCCCATTATATCAGATTAGTTTTCCCCATTATATTGAAAGAGGGTAAGGAAagtaaaatacatcaattattTGCTTTCCGGCTTTCCAAATATGCCAAATCCTCGGTGATGAGATGTAACACGAAAATTGAAAGCCACGGTCCACTATGTCACTTCACGTATGATAGTTTTCAAATTAGCTTCACTGTCGGTGAAAGTTATTCAACTAGTGCAGCTGGCAGCTACTTTGGTGCCCCTAAAACTGCGTAGAGACCATGCTTTGTTGTATTTTAGCTTCGGATCGTGTGTGTGGTCGAAATCAGTCGCGGCTCTTGTCGAACTTAGCAGTTAGCAGTTGCCTCAATAAATACATGATAATTGAACCAACACCTACTAGCTAGGTGAGAGACCGATATTGACGGCTGAAGCAGCGATGGTGTCTCTTGGCATTTGCCTTGCATTTCTCACTTCTACCCTCTTGCTATTATAGTGTTACACGAACTGCagctagggatggcaatgggcaccgcccgcagcgggttttaacaattaccaaacccgtaATGGTATCCAACAGATTTTTTGTgggtttccgtatttaaaataaaaaatatttaatatataaatttataataataacctcaaattccatataacatattcaattttatatttaaataatgtaaatgaaaaattaaaatttcaacatcaatccaacataaattctcaaatttaagtataaattacacaattccatttaaaaaacacaaactagtaactaaaaataataattacatttcatattatcatttaaaacaagctccgagagaaaatattcatttcattcaccaccataagcacccatccaacacaatgcctataataataattaagattaatattttcaaatactaattcgaagggaaatgcctttaattttcttcaggttatgactttagaatgGGAGATGGGCCACATgcacacatacacaactttgaacctttggctatttggtaatttgaataatgacattattttctttatacatttttagattaaaattaaattaaaaatatttagaaaaaaatattatgggtttggtggatatccatgtGGGTATCCACTGGATATAAAGTTAATatcaaacccacccgcataCATGTGCAGATTTTagtttataatactaaacctaCCCGCAATGAGTAAAATTACCCTCAGCGGGCGGGTTTTGGCGGGTGAGTTTAGACGAAtttgcgggtacaattgccatTCTTAGTCTGCAGCGTGCTGTATTGATTGGAAATTAATCTTACGTAGGTTTAGGTACTTTATTCACTTACCCTCAGGTTTAGACAAACACAGgtttacaaattatttaaaaatatatcagTCTTGCagccattttcttttcaactcTCAATGACGCAAGTAAACACACATTACCGAAGAAGTGAATAGTGATGGGTCTCTACCCTTTCTCTCATTAAGTGCCAAGTACCCCACGTCCACAAGTGTTGTTCTTTTAAAGATGAAGGCCGCAGCTCGTAATTCCTTTTACTGCCCTTCTATCTGTGGCTATATTTTAGTTTCCGGCTGCGCATGCGGTGCACGTTCTTTCCAGTTTCAATTATCTATCCACtacttccttttttttttggccttttttgtTAAATGGCCACCACACACTTGGCCCAAATTCTTAATCTTGCCATTCGACCAGTATCCATCCGACAATAAGGCAGCAGAATACTATTAAGTATTAATTGATTTGGACTTGATAGATATGGGTCAGGGTTAGTGGGTTACTACTGACTCTTCTTTGCCAGAAAGATTGCAAATCACAAGAGTGGTACGGTAATGTTTTGTGGCCTGAGATCTTCTAGCACAAGTCGGTCAAGATATGCCCTACTTGTTTATGCAATTAAAAGTGTATAAATTTTTACGTGGATGTCTAAATacatatttcataaaaaattactattataccatataaaataataattaattgactaAAGATATgattaaaacaaagaaaagttatcataaataataataaaattcaaattttaatgtttcttTCAATATCGCAAGGTCTGTTTGACATActgtattatattgtattaactACATTGCAATATTACGATTAGTGTAgtataaattatgttataaatagcaatatttttattttgatacactaaattaataatttaatgtattaatcaaaataaacatttcTCGCTCTAGTAGCCTTTTGCTACCTCCGACCGCCCCTTATTGTCGTACttcagtattttttttaactatattttCGTACAGTACAATTTTGTCGTTGGACTACACAATGGTTGAGTGTTACTAACAAATAGATTTTCATTGGTTGTGAATCTACAGTCAAAATTTTGGTTCCTGAAAGGTTTGAGTGTGAATTTTCAATGAATGGGAGTTTCGTTGCCGATAATAATTGTACAATTGTGTTGCTCTAATAGCAAGAATTTTAACGGTACCAAATCTAATtcaaaagatattaaaaaaaaacacaaaagcCTTGAAGGGACGTCAATCTGTCGCTTGCATGATAAACTTGATTTTATTCCACTTCCCATTATATAATTGGatatgaatattataaatatcaacGTGATTCTAAGTGTAACATcgatattagttttttttttttggggggggggggggggaccCCAAGTCTCTTGAAAATTCTGAAACAATAGCATTCGCGCAATGCCTAAGCTAGTTAGCGACGTCTACAACATTATTTGACCATGTGGTTCTAATAACATAAGCAAAACAAGAgaacaaatatttgaaaagaaaaaagaagatgtGTTTACATTTtccaaaggaaaaaaaaaaaaaaagtacttacTCTACCACATGCAATaagtttcatattttcttcGTTGATCcgaataataatttctttaacatgtaaaacattattatttgagTATCATTGAGAAagtacaaaaaagaaaattgaaaaaagaaacaataataGATAATACAAGAAGACAAGCTCCACATAAATCAAATTGTAAGGGATTTGTAAAACCACAGTCATTGTCTTGGTCTCTCTCCCGATATTTATTTGCCCTTTTTTCTTCccccaaagattttaaaaacaaaaagggcGTGCAATAACAATTCAGCTGTCCCCTCCTATGTATTGTTACgtaaataaaatctttcatgCAATTCAGCTCACTCTTGGTTTTGGTTCAAAGAGGACAGATGAGGCGTTTACTGGGGACGGCAATGAGTCGACTCGCTCTCGGCGCAGTGAGTCCAAACACATCACTCATGTCAAGCTCACTAGGTTTCATTCCATCAGGCAAATCCCACTTGAAACAGTGAAGCAAATGAACCACAGCCAATTCAAGCGCATATAACCCGAGTTGCATACCCGGACAAGACCtccgacccgatccgaacGGTATAAACTCGAAATTATTTCCTTTAAAATCAGGCACGCCTTCTTTCAAGAACCTCGATGGCCTAAACGTATCAGGATCTTCCCAAGCAGTTGGATCCCTACCGATAGCCCACGCGTTGATCATAACACGCGATTTCGCCGGCATGTAATAGCCACCAACCTCGGCCTCCTCGGCGGTCTCGTGAAGAAGCAGAGGGATTGGTGGGTGAAGTCTTAAGGTTTCTTTAAGTGTGCATTTTAGATACGTCAACTTATCAAAGTCAGATTCTTCGACTCGGCGGTCGAGGCCAACCACGTCGGCCAGCTCTTGTTGCACTCGTTTTAGATCTTCAGGGCTCCTCATCAGCTCCGTCAATGCCCACTCTATCGCCGACGCCACAGTTTCCGTCCCACCAAACATCACATCCTGCACTTAGATAAATAGCACGCACGTGCCATGcgtaaatttaattattttacaataacataccaaaaccaataaaattaattatgccATATAGGTGTACCCCTAGCTAAGTCGAATTGCTTCTTCTCATTCGTCTAGCAAAGTAAAACCTTAATTTCAGATATTAACATATATTGTTGTATAAGtaagtaaacaaatatattCCCCTACCATGATAATAGCTTTGATGTTATCTCTAGTGAGCTTGATGGAATTGTTTAGATCCTCTGATTCGTTTACTTTAGCTTCATCACTATAAAAGGCGAGTAAATCATCGACCATGTCTGAGTCGGCATCATCAGAGCCTCCGGTACTTTTGTCCCTCTTACGTATGTGATCGTCGATGATGTTGTCAATGAACCTGTCAAGCGCCTGACGAGCCTTGGGGAGTCTGTTGTACAGGCCTTGCGGGTCAATCCAGTTAAGCCAAGGAATGAAGTCAGCAATGTTAAAAGCCCCAAAAAGCTTCGAAAATTCTTGCAAGATACGAATAAACTCATCCTGGCCCTCGTTGGAACTCAACCCAAAAGCTGCGCGATAAGttatattacttgttaatGTAAATATCAACTCCCCAACGTTCACTGCTTTGCCTGTGTTGGCAGCTGCAGATTTAACAAGAGTTTCAACCTCGTCCCTCACCGACTCCCATGACTCGGCCCTTTTACGGCTGAACAGTTTCATCACACACAGCTTACGCATCTGTCGCCAAAACGGGCCGTAGTTAGCAAAAGCCATATCGGCTCTATCATAGGTGAGGTAGCTGATGGCTATAGTGGCCGGTCGGTTAGAGAAAATATTATCTTGCACTTGCAAAACCTGACGAGCCATCTCAGGATTTGAAACAGCCACCATGTGCACGAACCCCATGCGGAGATGACACAAACCGCCATATTTTTTACCGAGTTTTGCAAGTCCACGATGTGTTAGCTGATCCATCATATGCATGTTGCCGATAATTGGTAACCCTCTTGGCCCTGGGGGATAAGGTAACCTCCGGCGAAGACGAGCGATAACGCCAAGCAAGAACAGTAAAGGAATTATGAAGAAAACGGCCGTCGGTAAAGGTTGCAAAGCTTGAATAAGAGAATCCATGCTTTCGAGTTTGACAATAttgtgggaaaaaaattatgaatttcttaatttgttcTGCAACTACGAATGTTGCTAGGTTGTGGACGATTTTATGGggtattatataataaatttttgtgggCAACAGATGTGCCACAAGTTGGATtctgtttcatttatttatttatttattttgtcacgctaaattaatctttttcttcttcttatttttcctATATGGTGGTACAGTCCACTTTGTAGTTGTAGACAGTGAACggctatttaattaatttacacgTTGAAATTGAGATCGTCTTATTAAAGAATAAGCAATAAGGACCGAACGACAGATTTTTCAGATTTTCACATACTATTCACTGAAATTTCGGAGAAAAGTTTATTGCTTGTCGAATTGTCACTCGAGTAGCGTATAACTTCAAAAGCTAAACATTTTATGTACTGATAGTTTCAGTTCCCAAGTCTCACATAGAACAATACCTTCGGGCATTGgaaagttatttttaataaaatgagtcaaaaaattttatcgCTAAAAGAGGGTTTTTGTTATGTTACATAATCATGTAAGATACATGATTGTTCTGCAGTCGTTGGATGAAAATTCAACGattgtgaaaataatattattttattatcttatatttCCACAATCattgaattttcatcaaatgGTTGTAGAAAAATTATGTATCTTACATGATTATGTAAGCTAACAATCTCCTAATAACaagatattattaattatttaatttataaataatgatgataTTTATACTGAAAAGAGtacaaaaattagaagaaattaaaaaattaatctttcaatgaaatttattttatcctgtactaaaatatttttgtcatgtgtgttattttttttatactgaTTTTTGTGCACTTATCGCCTTATTTGTGGGCaatttaatatatgatatTGATTGTGAATTGAGCCACACTGTCCACACAGGTCGACTATTTGTGGAGTAGCGTTCATATCtgcacaaaatattttatttgttatttgctGGGGAAGATCGTGTTATGTGCGTACAACCGTTGCAATATGACAGGAGCAAAAAAACACTTTCGGCAAAGGGGCTTGGGAAAAGTTTTGAGAAACTATATGGTATcggtaaataattaattaagtttaaatATTAGGGGGTTTTGgtacatatttaataatactatcattttaagaaatatttgAAGCAAGATACTCAACTGACATGTCATAAGGTTATCTATCATCAATATGTGACATCTAAAATTAAGACCATatttatagtaataaaaagaCGCATCATTTgaaagaatttcaaaaaactattttcaacatccataattcaaaatatctttATATTTCTTGTAGAAGCAGCGGTAAGCCACCTACTTCTCCCAAGGTACTATTGCActtaattactttaaaattaatcctaGATTTGATTTGGTTTGGTTTAAGTGAATGACTATTCGGTAGGAGACATGCGTTAATCAGTTAATGCGACTCttacttattattatcatattaGAAGATGTCAAATCTTGTGAGAACGAACATAAAAAGATTGTTTTATCATAACTGAaaggtaaaatatttaattacagatttttttattgttctaAATCACTTTCAGTGATTAGACATTAGAATCATTGACAATTTCATCTTACCAttacttttacaattaatgttCTATAGGCTCTAAGTCATCTTAATGttaatgacattaattttgcaataataatgatcaatttatttttatgtacttaatATCTAAGATAAAGGTTAGATTGCGTGTTTTAGCATCAGTATAACGTCATTACTAATT
This window contains:
- the LOC102629219 gene encoding cytochrome P450 84A1 encodes the protein MDSLIQALQPLPTAVFFIIPLLFLLGVIARLRRRLPYPPGPRGLPIIGNMHMMDQLTHRGLAKLGKKYGGLCHLRMGFVHMVAVSNPEMARQVLQVQDNIFSNRPATIAISYLTYDRADMAFANYGPFWRQMRKLCVMKLFSRKRAESWESVRDEVETLVKSAAANTGKAVNVGELIFTLTSNITYRAAFGLSSNEGQDEFIRILQEFSKLFGAFNIADFIPWLNWIDPQGLYNRLPKARQALDRFIDNIIDDHIRKRDKSTGGSDDADSDMVDDLLAFYSDEAKVNESEDLNNSIKLTRDNIKAIIMDVMFGGTETVASAIEWALTELMRSPEDLKRVQQELADVVGLDRRVEESDFDKLTYLKCTLKETLRLHPPIPLLLHETAEEAEVGGYYMPAKSRVMINAWAIGRDPTAWEDPDTFRPSRFLKEGVPDFKGNNFEFIPFGSGRRSCPGMQLGLYALELAVVHLLHCFKWDLPDGMKPSELDMSDVFGLTAPRASRLIAVPSKRLICPL
- the LOC127903732 gene encoding uncharacterized protein LOC127903732, whose product is MSKIYKPDIVAILEPKVSGAKADYFIKGNGFEFSHRVEAEGFAGGIWILWNRDFTMEFVVNHKQYIHFKVTNFSGNWSWVTAIYASRNPSLRRKFWNELESIAKSIKGPWMLGDDFNSILHASEKKGGSPKSSGICRSFNNWFHDNRLIDLHFKGPCFTWFRGTLFKRLDRVICNDHWNSLFTEASVLHLPKIHSDHRPILVRFKSNLNKRNGVKPFRFLAAWLMDHYFISLVAKEWRDSKGYFQATHDFVDKVSKWNRIILGIFLKEKGEFLQE